The Thalassotalea sp. HSM 43 genome window below encodes:
- a CDS encoding DUF2986 domain-containing protein — MNRKKKIKSTLLAKQKKANAKLHKVNKPKYVSKAERARLAELEQQQGADGCSDADQSTSEK; from the coding sequence ATGAACCGCAAGAAGAAAATAAAGTCGACCTTGTTAGCCAAGCAAAAAAAAGCCAACGCTAAGCTGCATAAAGTCAATAAGCCGAAGTATGTTTCTAAAGCAGAGCGAGCTAGATTAGCGGAGCTTGAACAGCAGCAAGGTGCAGACGGTTGCTCTGATGCTGACCAATCTACAAGCGAAAAATAA
- a CDS encoding glycosyl hydrolase gives MKTKITSSLSVFLISIMLSACGGGGSSSSFGPQEKNQDTADTTAPVISIVGSTEVQHEQGTDYVDSGASASDNVDGDVEVTVDGSVGDAAGVYTITYHAKDAAGNEASATRTVTVKDTLAPQITLNGEQSYTINQGEQFSEPGASAVDLVDGEVSVQITGSVAADIGTYTLTYSATDSVGNAAQVSRTVSVVGAAEEGDLMVFSDGVVNSIWDRGINAFDEAIGWGECSNDQGAGCPSIAWQIVNDSERENVLQVTHANSDTLAGLFIAIDGTIDLSAYSNGSVSFDIKVVSGDSNITMKLDCLFPCSSGDQPIGSKGSTGWETVEVSMATLTGAGLDIKQVNTGIVIWASQAKNTVFLLDNIRFTGITEGEEPPEAGNGSNPPNVEYNITAYGAGSVSDTINPASYRCVYDYGNWIYNAGVVEPGISGCDTATGTPVGQPTKMAPQLTGNAVNKPVPTHKWWGSIPFIGEMTIGDPNKASYITPDPMIARVSNRGIRIMGIGNGLSAHSTGFGYTIPDPFSEVFDGIAIANSDYSDLDAYLKDHSDGSVTVQWQSGDTAVMDATLVHGSPYVYFNVYEGEAIIKTKAVDSGEKGIFYNQDNTLGVWTSVAGNHNNFLITGDADTSFTNVDGDAITISNDANAFTLTYLPDVDASVSSSMIEYFNQYARNVVAKVAIDYSVDRSDNQVTVTHKYLDAAGENIDTIIGMHPLHWKHSEQTTSSYKIRSARGVIKFAQSDSFDYTLQFLGVLPSLPSIDDTFDKSTLEQLVRDFTSTDSAQWNTHTDAYWSGKNYGKVAELIAIADSIDMQTEATALRDWLKQELSDWFSAETNDSLDEVKYFVYDEQWTTLLALEESFASHQQLNDHHFHYGYMIRAAAEICRTDANWCSAEQYGPMIELLIRDYAGGKDDDMFPYLRNFDPANGFSWASGNMNFARGNNNESTSEAANAYGAIVLYGLITGNDTLTERGMYLHASTAASYWQYWNNIDGYRNTGSDDNNFPAGFDKITTSIIWGEGSAFSTWFSGAYAHILGIQGLPINPLILHVGLHADYMQDYVELGLTESSNGKPSGLIEDQWRDIWWNLWAMTDADAAITDYKSMSSYNTEAGESKAHTYHWIYTLQELGQLTSDANVITANHPSAIAFSNDGVITYVVYNYGDTSVTVTFSDGKEVVAAANGFTLVN, from the coding sequence GTGAAAACAAAAATAACATCAAGTTTATCCGTTTTTTTGATCAGTATTATGCTGTCAGCCTGTGGCGGCGGTGGCTCATCATCTTCATTCGGGCCGCAAGAAAAAAATCAAGACACAGCCGATACGACGGCACCGGTGATCAGCATTGTCGGTAGCACTGAGGTGCAGCATGAGCAGGGCACAGACTATGTCGATTCTGGCGCCAGCGCCAGTGACAACGTCGATGGCGATGTCGAGGTTACCGTTGATGGCAGTGTTGGTGATGCTGCAGGTGTCTACACCATCACCTATCACGCTAAAGATGCCGCAGGTAACGAGGCAAGTGCGACACGCACGGTAACGGTCAAAGATACTCTGGCACCGCAAATCACGTTAAACGGCGAGCAATCTTATACCATCAATCAAGGTGAGCAATTTAGTGAACCAGGCGCATCCGCTGTTGATTTGGTTGACGGTGAGGTTAGCGTGCAAATAACAGGTAGCGTTGCTGCGGATATCGGTACGTATACCTTGACATATAGTGCAACCGATAGCGTCGGAAACGCAGCTCAAGTAAGCCGAACCGTAAGTGTCGTTGGCGCCGCAGAAGAAGGCGATTTGATGGTGTTTTCAGATGGCGTTGTTAACAGCATTTGGGATCGCGGCATTAATGCGTTTGACGAGGCCATCGGCTGGGGTGAGTGCAGTAATGACCAAGGTGCAGGTTGCCCAAGTATTGCTTGGCAAATTGTTAATGACAGTGAGCGCGAAAATGTACTGCAGGTGACCCATGCTAATTCTGATACCTTAGCAGGTTTGTTTATTGCCATAGACGGTACCATCGATTTAAGCGCATACAGCAATGGCAGCGTAAGTTTTGATATTAAAGTTGTTAGTGGTGACAGCAATATCACCATGAAACTTGATTGTTTATTTCCGTGCTCGTCTGGTGATCAACCTATCGGCAGTAAGGGCAGTACCGGCTGGGAAACCGTTGAGGTTTCTATGGCGACATTAACCGGCGCAGGTCTGGATATTAAACAAGTAAATACCGGTATTGTGATTTGGGCAAGCCAAGCAAAAAACACCGTATTTTTGTTAGATAACATTCGCTTTACCGGTATCACCGAAGGTGAAGAGCCACCAGAAGCAGGCAACGGTTCAAACCCACCGAATGTAGAATACAATATCACCGCTTATGGTGCTGGCAGCGTGTCAGACACCATAAACCCGGCAAGCTACCGTTGTGTGTATGACTACGGTAATTGGATTTACAATGCCGGTGTCGTCGAGCCAGGTATTAGTGGTTGTGATACCGCAACTGGCACACCCGTTGGCCAGCCAACTAAAATGGCACCACAACTCACCGGGAACGCAGTTAATAAACCGGTTCCAACCCATAAATGGTGGGGTTCGATTCCATTTATTGGTGAAATGACCATAGGCGATCCAAACAAAGCATCGTATATTACCCCGGATCCAATGATTGCTCGAGTTAGCAATCGAGGTATTCGTATCATGGGCATTGGCAATGGCCTATCTGCCCATAGCACCGGGTTTGGTTACACCATCCCAGACCCATTTAGTGAAGTGTTTGATGGCATAGCGATTGCCAATTCTGACTACAGTGACCTTGATGCCTATTTAAAAGACCACAGTGACGGTAGTGTTACCGTGCAATGGCAAAGTGGTGACACCGCGGTGATGGACGCGACGTTAGTACATGGCTCGCCTTATGTATATTTTAATGTCTATGAAGGCGAAGCCATCATTAAAACCAAGGCAGTAGATAGCGGTGAGAAAGGCATTTTCTATAACCAAGATAATACCCTAGGCGTTTGGACAAGCGTCGCCGGTAACCACAACAACTTTTTAATCACCGGTGATGCAGATACCAGTTTTACCAATGTCGATGGTGATGCTATCACAATAAGTAATGATGCGAATGCCTTCACGTTAACCTACTTACCGGATGTGGATGCCAGTGTCAGCAGCAGTATGATTGAATACTTTAATCAATATGCTCGCAATGTCGTCGCCAAAGTTGCAATTGATTACAGCGTTGATCGCAGTGACAACCAAGTGACGGTGACACACAAGTATTTGGATGCGGCAGGTGAGAATATTGACACCATCATTGGTATGCATCCATTGCATTGGAAACATTCAGAGCAAACCACATCAAGTTATAAAATCAGAAGTGCTCGTGGGGTGATTAAATTCGCGCAAAGCGATAGCTTTGATTACACCTTGCAGTTTCTTGGTGTTTTGCCATCGCTACCGTCAATTGACGATACCTTTGATAAATCCACTCTAGAGCAATTAGTGAGAGACTTTACCAGCACTGATAGCGCTCAATGGAATACCCATACCGACGCCTATTGGTCTGGCAAGAATTACGGTAAGGTGGCTGAGCTGATCGCCATAGCCGACAGTATTGATATGCAAACCGAAGCCACTGCCTTGCGTGATTGGCTTAAACAAGAATTGTCAGACTGGTTTAGTGCAGAGACAAATGACTCACTCGATGAAGTGAAGTATTTTGTTTACGATGAACAGTGGACAACGTTATTGGCCTTGGAAGAATCTTTTGCCTCTCATCAGCAATTAAATGATCACCATTTTCATTATGGTTATATGATCCGCGCTGCTGCAGAAATTTGTCGCACCGATGCCAATTGGTGTAGCGCGGAACAATACGGTCCGATGATTGAATTGTTGATCCGTGACTATGCCGGTGGCAAGGATGACGATATGTTTCCTTACTTGCGTAACTTTGATCCAGCCAATGGTTTTTCTTGGGCATCGGGCAATATGAATTTCGCCCGCGGTAACAACAATGAATCGACCTCGGAAGCGGCCAATGCCTATGGCGCCATCGTCTTATATGGTTTGATCACCGGTAACGATACGCTCACAGAGCGTGGTATGTACTTACATGCGTCAACTGCTGCAAGTTATTGGCAATATTGGAACAATATTGATGGTTACCGTAACACCGGCAGTGATGACAATAACTTCCCAGCAGGCTTTGATAAAATCACCACCTCAATCATTTGGGGCGAAGGCTCGGCGTTTTCGACCTGGTTTAGTGGAGCCTACGCGCACATCTTGGGTATTCAAGGCTTGCCAATCAATCCGCTTATTTTACACGTTGGTTTGCACGCTGATTACATGCAAGATTACGTTGAGTTAGGATTGACTGAATCGTCTAATGGCAAGCCGTCTGGTTTGATTGAAGACCAGTGGCGTGATATCTGGTGGAACTTGTGGGCAATGACGGATGCAGATGCCGCTATTACCGATTATAAGTCGATGAGCAGTTATAATACCGAAGCCGGAGAGAGCAAAGCGCATACCTATCATTGGATTTATACCTTGCAAGAGTTAGGGCAACTTACCTCTGATGCCAATGTCATCACCGCCAATCATCCGAGTGCGATAGCCTTCAGTAACGATGGGGTGATAACCTACGTGGTTTATAACTACGGCGATACGAGTGTCACGGTGACCTTTAGTGATGGTAAAGAGGTGGTTGCTGCAGCCAATGGCTTTACCTTGGTCAACTAA